GAATTAGCGGAAATGCTCTACGACTCTTTGCAGAACAAAATTCTGAAATTGCCAGATAAAACCCTCGTCTATCCGGCCCACGGGGCAGGGTCGATGTGCGGTAAGGCATTGAGTGACGAAGCGGTATCAACCCTCGGGGAACAGAGACTGCATAATTACGCCCTGCAACCCATGACCCGGGAAGATTTCATTAAAATGATCTCAGCAGATCAACCGGAGGCCCCGGCTTACTTCGGGTATGACGCCAATCTGAACCGGCAGGAGCGTCCGAACCTGGACGCATCGATGCAGGAATCAATGCAAGCGCTTGATCTGGATACGGTTCTTTCTCTACAAAAATCCGGAGCCCAGATTGTTGATATTCGCATGGTGGCGGACTTTGCCAGGGCGCATCTTCACGGAGCCATTAACATTGGCATCGACGGACGGTTCGCCACCTGGGCCGGTACTTTGTTGAATAAGGATGTTCCTGTTGTTATCGTCGCTGAGCCCAATCGGGCTGAGGAAGCCGTGATGCGTCTGGGCCGAATTGGTTTTCATAATGTCAAAGGCTATCTCAAGGATGGAATGGAATCCCTGAAGGACCGGGGCGATCTGATTTCACTCACTCAACAAATCCCGGTCGCCGCCATAGATGAGCTGGAAGGCCAAACCACGATTCTCGATATTCGCAATGAGAACGAATGGAACGGCGGGCATATCGAAGGCAGTATTAACATTCCTCTCAATCATTTGGCGGATCGTATCGCAGAAGTGCCCGCGTCCGGCCATGTGATTGTTCATTGTCAGGGTGGTTACCGGTCCATGATTGCCGCAAGCCTGCTGGAAAAGGAAGGACGGAGCAACGTTTTTGATCTGGTGGGCGGTTATCAAGCCTGGGTCGCAGCAAAACGGTCCAGTACAATAGCAGCCAAGAAGGTTCAAGGTTGACCAATGTATTACGCACTCAGCATTTTATTTGGTTCGTTCGTGGGTTTTTCCCTCGGTCTGACAGGCGGTGGTGGTTCTTTATTGGCCGTTCCGCTTTTGGTTTACGGTCTGTCGATAGAGCCACGCGAGGCTTTTGGGATATCTCTAGCAGTGGTTGGGGCAACGGCGTTGATTGGCCTGGTACAGCGAATAAGAGCTGGGGAAGTAGAGTTTGGAACGGGTATTTTATTTGCCATCGCCGGGATGATCGGAGTTCCCGTTGGCATCTGGCTGGCGGGAAAAATTTCTGAAGCTATTTTATTAACGTTGTTTACAGTATTGATGCTGTTTCTCGCCTGGAGAATGTGGCGTGAATCATCCAGGGAGATAAAGAATGATTCCCAACTCAATCCCTCAACATGCCAGCGTGAGGAAAGTGGCAAACTGAAATTCACGTCTCGATGCGCCCTGCTTCTTCTGCTTGCAGGGCTGGCGACCGGTTTCCTGGCAGGCATGTTCGGCGTAGGCGGTGGAATTGTGATCGTGCCGGCGCTTGTAATGTTTAGTGGCATGCCGATTCATCGCGCTGTTGGAACTTCGCTATTCGTAATCGTGTTGATCAGTATTTCCGGGGTATCATCTCATTTCCTGGCTGGCCGGGAAATATCACTGGAAGTGACTGGTTTGTTTGTGTTCGGAGGGATACTGGGTTTGGTTCTCAGTCACCTGGTGTCCAAACGGATATCCGGTTCCCTGCTTCAGAAGGTGTTTGCGGCAGGCATCGTAGTTGTTGCGCTATTCATCGTGAGCAAAATACTTTCGTAATCTCTTCTCCTCAATATCACAGTTAAAGAATTTCCAACACCTGTTCAGGAGGTCGACCGATAGCGGCTTTGCCGTTGGCAAGCACGAGGGGCCGTTCGATCAGAATGGGGTGCTTGATCATGAATTCGATCAGGTCGTCATCGGATAAAGCCGGGTTATCGAGTTCACATTCGGCATAGATGGCTTCTTTCTTGCGCATCAGGTCACGAGGGCTAAATCCAAGTTGGGCAAGAATCTCTTTAAGTTTTTCTACAGGGGGTG
The DNA window shown above is from Nitrospinota bacterium and carries:
- a CDS encoding MBL fold metallo-hydrolase, whose product is MFLQRYYLECLSHASYMVADEKTKVAVVIDPRRDIDIYVEDARQHGFEIKHVVLTHFHADFIAGHIELRDKVGARIYLGARASAEFDFEPLGDGSVIELGDVRLEAMETPGHTPEGITLLAFDKATDPRNPHAIFTGDTLFLGDVGRPDLFASIGVSAHELAEMLYDSLQNKILKLPDKTLVYPAHGAGSMCGKALSDEAVSTLGEQRLHNYALQPMTREDFIKMISADQPEAPAYFGYDANLNRQERPNLDASMQESMQALDLDTVLSLQKSGAQIVDIRMVADFARAHLHGAINIGIDGRFATWAGTLLNKDVPVVIVAEPNRAEEAVMRLGRIGFHNVKGYLKDGMESLKDRGDLISLTQQIPVAAIDELEGQTTILDIRNENEWNGGHIEGSINIPLNHLADRIAEVPASGHVIVHCQGGYRSMIAASLLEKEGRSNVFDLVGGYQAWVAAKRSSTIAAKKVQG
- a CDS encoding sulfite exporter TauE/SafE family protein, producing the protein MYYALSILFGSFVGFSLGLTGGGGSLLAVPLLVYGLSIEPREAFGISLAVVGATALIGLVQRIRAGEVEFGTGILFAIAGMIGVPVGIWLAGKISEAILLTLFTVLMLFLAWRMWRESSREIKNDSQLNPSTCQREESGKLKFTSRCALLLLLAGLATGFLAGMFGVGGGIVIVPALVMFSGMPIHRAVGTSLFVIVLISISGVSSHFLAGREISLEVTGLFVFGGILGLVLSHLVSKRISGSLLQKVFAAGIVVVALFIVSKILS
- the arsC gene encoding arsenate reductase (glutaredoxin) (This arsenate reductase requires both glutathione and glutaredoxin to convert arsenate to arsenite, after which the efflux transporter formed by ArsA and ArsB can extrude the arsenite from the cell, providing resistance.) translates to MDIIIYHNPSCSKSRQTLELLKKHSITPTIIEYLKTPPPVEKLKEILAQLGFSPRDLMRKKEAIYAECELDNPALSDDDLIEFMIKHPILIERPLVLANGKAAIGRPPEQVLEIL